A part of Aegilops tauschii subsp. strangulata cultivar AL8/78 chromosome 2, Aet v6.0, whole genome shotgun sequence genomic DNA contains:
- the LOC109752487 gene encoding cytochrome P450 89A2 — protein sequence MLSKLANWRGFRRISAVLKRQTELYLHLIAARRQSQSQLCGGIVHPYVDSLLDLRVPDNGDASGPGRPLRDGELVGLVFEFLGAATGSTAACLEWTLAHLIDQPETLDRLRREIDDEADAGGILSSKSLRSGMPYLNAVVLECLRMHPPVPVILRSAHGDGAKAIGGMRAVPLDGLSVQFNLADIGRDAKRWTHPDKFWPERFLAGGEAEDIGPAPGPKEIRMMPFGAGHRHCPGVNMGMLHIKCFLAALVHNFDWALSAEDCNSGVDMTEQDGFIEIMKQPLSARVTGRT from the coding sequence ATGCTATCCAAGCTCGCGAACTGGAGGGGGTTTCGCCGGATCTCCGCCGTGCTCAAACGGCAGACCGAGCTGTACCTCCATCTGATCGCGGCACGGAGGCAGTCGCAGTCTCAGCTCTGTGGCGGCATCGTCCATCCTTACGTGGACTCGCTCCTTGATCTCCGTGTCCCCGACAATGGTGATGCCTCCGGCCCCGGCCGTCCTCTTCGAGACGGCGAGCTGGTGGGCCTTGTGTTCGAGTTCCTGGGTGCAGCCACGGGGTCAACCGCAGCCTGCCTCGAGTGGACCCTCGCCCATCTCATCGACCAGCCGGAGACCCTGGACAGGCTGCGCCGGGAGATCGACGACGAGGCCGACGCCGGCGGGATACTCTCCAGCAAGAGCCTTCGCAGCGGCATGCCCTACCTGAACGCGGTAGTCCTTGAATGCCTCCGCATGCACCCGCCGGTGCCGGTCATCTTGCGCAGCGCCCACGGCGACGGCGCCAAAGCGATCGGTGGAATGAGAGCTGTGCCGCTGGACGGCTTGAGCGTGCAGTTCAATTTAGCCGACATTGGAAGAGATGCGAAGCGGTGGACCCATCCTGACAAGTTCTGGCCGGAGCGGTTCCTTGCCGGAGGCGAGGCGGAAGACATCGGGCCGGCGCCGGGCCCCAAGGAGATCAGGATGATGCCGTTCGGTGCGGGACATCGGCACTGCCCTGGCGTGAACATGGGAATGTTGCACATCAAGTGCTTCTTAGCGGCGCTCGTGCACAACTTCGACTGGGCACTGTCCGCCGAAGACTGCAACAGCGGTGTCGACATGACGGAGCAGGACGGCTTCATAGAAATAATGAAGCAGCCGCTCTCCGCGCGTGTCACTGGACGCACTTGA